A stretch of DNA from Paenibacillus albus:
TTATTCCGATTTTTAATAAATCGAAATTAACGGATACACCGTCATAAGATGAAGAAGATGATGAGGGAAATAATAGTTTGTTAGTGGAACTTCAGTGTTTATGCGGCATATTAGGTTTTCTTATAGGTCAAAAAGCACGGGGTAAGTTTGTTAGTGGCGAGCGCTGAATCTGAAACCCTAACTCCAAAGTGGAAAATAAAGTTTGTTAGTCGATAAACATAAGGACTGCAGCTACTGTAAGACAACGCAAATAAAGTTGCTGAAACTTCAGCAGCTTTCGGTAAGTGAACTAAATTAAAGTATACTCCTTAAATTGCGCCTTACAAAAAGGCATGAAAGTTATATTTGCCGCCCAATTTCTTTGATGTTTTCAATTGTCTCTTTTCTCGCTGGTTTCCTGTCATTTGACACTTTTCCTCGACACAGAAAAAACCGAAGTCCTGAATAATTAAGGACTTCATCTCTGTGAATCCTGGCTCATACCTCTAGCACTAAAGCCGGGACTCAATAAGCTGCTTCAGCTGTTCAATATCCTCCTTCGTCGCAGGAGCTTTATTAGGCTTAAGCTTAACACTCATCTGGCCTCCGGCTTCAATCGTTGCATATTCAACATCATCGCGGTCGTAGACGCCTGCGGTGCGTAGCTGCGCATCAAGTCCTTCGTTCGTAAGCTTCAGCGATTCCAACACTCCCAGCTTCAACTTCCCGTTCACAATAATTCGTACTGATTTGCCAAGCCATAATGTACGAATTGGACCATAGCGTGTAATCAATGCTCTAATAATTCGCACAGTCAAGATTAGAATGACCGCGGTTCCTAAGGTCCTCCATATGTTCTCATTCTCAACTGGTCGAATGAATAACGGTCCAAGAATCAGCATTATCAGCATGTCGACAGTTGTTAATTTCCCGATCGGCGTTCGACCAGTAAACCGTAGCAGAAGCGAGCCCGCAATAATAATGAGTATGGCTTTCCAAATCCAGTCGTAATGCATGGAATACCCCCTATTATGGCATTCATATTCCAAGTCATGTTAGGTAATTCGATTGTTGATTTGCGAGAAGAATAGCTTCAACATTGGCGGCGTAATCAACGTAGTCAAGATAATCACCATAACGATTGAAGTGAAATACTTCTCTAACAATAACCCTGATTCTAAACCAGCCACCCCAATAATTAATGCCACCTCACCTCTAGAGACCATACCTGAACCGATGGCGAGCGATGAAGTTAGATCAAAGCCGGTTAGGCGCGCTCCAAGTCCACCGCCCAGCATCTTCGTTGCAACCGCAATAACGGTCATGAGCAGTATAAACCAAATATGACTTACCAAGCCTGTAAAGGTAATATTTAATCCGATGCTGACAAAAAATACGGGTACAAATAGTGTATAGGCGATCGGCTCGACTTTCGTTTCAACATCGTGCTTGTATGCGGTTTGCGAAATGGCTATCCCCCCAGCAAACGCGCCTATGATTCCTGCAACGCCCATCGTTTCTGCAAAATATGAAAAGGCAAAACAGACAATGAGAGCAGCGCTCATGACAGCTTCACTAATACGAAGAGGTGCAATGAATTTCATGAAGAAGGGAACGAGAAACCATCCTGCAACGATGGTCGCGACTAAAAATAATACCTTCTTAAAGATAAGTACGGCGAGAGATACATCCCCCCAGGACCAAGAACACTCATCATTACGGCAAGGAGAACAACTACAATTACATCATCCACAACTGCAGCTCCCAGAATGGTCGTGCCCTCTTTGGAGTCTAATCGATTCATCTCTTTTAACGTTTGGACCGATATG
This window harbors:
- a CDS encoding DUF421 domain-containing protein, translating into MHYDWIWKAILIIIAGSLLLRFTGRTPIGKLTTVDMLIMLILGPLFIRPVENENIWRTLGTAVILILTVRIIRALITRYGPIRTLWLGKSVRIIVNGKLKLGVLESLKLTNEGLDAQLRTAGVYDRDDVEYATIEAGGQMSVKLKPNKAPATKEDIEQLKQLIESRL